A region of Theileria annulata chromosome 2, complete sequence, *** SEQUENCING IN PROGRESS *** DNA encodes the following proteins:
- a CDS encoding uncharacterized protein (chr2.C.cand.244 - hypothetical protein): MSKFDSPSEKAGVPQSATFSSESCLGKYTQMRDRLKKLLSPKNSDDLYELLLLLKNSHLFGSETVTKIDTLFSEIAICTPEDDLTHVELADCFVSTLLSYIDDEYFIDLLQNIILHTRNNSLILSCENRLFELVFVLGMDVTVDKLRNPLGLVYVILKSSVSFNSKFVSNRVSQDESRINVGYLLTSQIYNSMLSPSSPYAYNFNSNFEQNEVYSYISSLKLDNRNLKEFLNKECFGKICEQIVYYCGDFANSVKFLENLVKICKFIHSKDVSGSKNYRSLTVSILTQRFTNPIFQADLILTFLENMYHELLSQDFKDFYHFSINFPSTFGFNLKNPFNAQFNDKASTEGQSQSDHESDEYKHDEDSSYDYSEDNMLKSDLFFNLFPAAQEEDLIEVYWILETDILFALFHSMRSSDHSDRFYPLFLSLLKEAKNPSIFSRAIIFKLALVWSDYMNAGRCNYNPISLKIVTMNQDFWFLFQQTLCTIVPKSVLLNEVKQFKDDFKDKRCESLFDFILNIAIHTDSDCFFIVLLELLRCFEYDVDILKYSVQMFQSTLLEFFKHNRVRFSRGLLEIVCFCRQHFDWGFMTMLVHSIDALITGDSDKFAKISLSDAMIDYLSWKLQLETDINRNLLDSDSSILSQLSDAEDQRELSNNGEEPSNQDGELNNEEVSVVRFQISTNIIAEMFYILYHLTGPNEVLLQLFFMYNQHLKSLSSYNILLLPLYRGMDHRIKRGLQLEEHEDQVLEDQTLEEEDKGPDLTVPGLSKLDFMDKTQFALGPNKDIYGYLLLNEDSELTTTHVVTLIFSGKMAKNVLNAVKLLNSEDGARPQQILNLILRKFVNKLQQLFMVNVNDSFCLHMSKPSAEEELLIKNLRILSSFLSGLISLHINSDHIDSIYMIFMTLLECLRSETVFLIEFSFLTFNNIKNLFSYPHFTREFLSDPKVTKFYPNLVKNYKSISSTDSVSEIETNLDDNIANGVVDHMGEDGVDNVEVGLEEFDKCIRDKGGIVIIKEPDLPSAPVSVGGTSGLGTTPSHMPISSVPTPTGPLPSVGFEVLSGICSNIDYNGPKIYPLFYHEQCLMTILNVGIDDFFNTLKLQIDVPENTNDSVNAFTFSGPQFVQTVESLVHMGNLDWLFFLVLRHAVIKGESSFTEITNLLQTLGPKMCDYFVRFLSFSVNLFLKYLRSCRALLVYKKILLVCASLLGHFTIARNKPLLTKHLNLKQLLSFSYEKGMLSIAVPFVCRLMTYVVKSKIFKLPNPWTFCVLSLLNEIKNVKNLKQILVLEISNLIVLLMAPKNQQQTSPIHTSQSTSNLFSLSSGPTKSASMYNLPTGASQSVVQSPANLNSVMKSNMVGGNASIGSHIKELLKHRVLGEFDQSCRFSSNIWSNSNETKLNIPPIHNDIKVLLKRKIIINSKLITTTNLSINNTVAVNNNTGALNNNTIAHNNTGTVNNNNLPINNNNSVMVPKENLQMSQKESGVINLVMSMDLYKLILNAIESCYRESIFIIEKIVPICVSTCGVLSKIDFSTDTSIDTLKRCLTSMTTGLSTSLVNVLCKEVLLSILSYEIYQSLLNHYTQVTSGNLNTVNMGETCPIFDCIWLEYISQILARDNLALVCALVEQLTLELMGRSLDEMISSWPTSSTSSSSISSILYNQFLSTLHTNNNNSGYYVNTANLRNTDDLSLLYKKYLTLVPSSIARVERTEKRPGLRFPDFFIVPPIESIPTNLVICKFEEFEQRLKESAKYLLMYPPIVPMANCKFLYKCESSSLLLLSFLPKNHQIFTLLWSIHYIVVKATNITECYEMILNRVVKNLVDSKAVSIPSLVNEVELTLLEMLCVDNANLVNITTALLPNLTFNKLVLFLRFKLIKIPALDIYLCNSGDLEFVTKMVYRLIVDSNYITLKELPLSLKFLSKFDKNTLIHSVGEPTKLNIILSKLFNQPIPNTGNINNMSSNNTMANNTGMTMDRLISLRLLFMNRVYIRNRCVVQTEVSKKHINMFMEFLNCESDSDVDLFFINFNENPIDHFITSALLLTLFISYQSQQFETVERVEKMDHKRLMKFDGIPRVTYGSPNLEYVPAFCKLVNGFIQTDVFILQKVLHILLSVLYKNCCFPVFFKVIQNFIFNTNYTFSAHVSISHFLLYCNPTEMTSFAPFWVQLATSKQLIQSLIQSPVEWYTLSQLIKYTLIYYTTAISQRTTQKDGKDTVIDTLLDNILNILLYLLQICPEFICGYYLSFCEVTSSVRFRNIFTFSTPKNVKCSNPATATEISETSPLSFVNHIQYIIQKPTLKGLTDTFIAEPSDRLVPMILKELQSEGILIYYTLYLGYTLPLLISKIGLTNANTSPGSDCNPNSVISMRVINCYLLLEKLVVQSKSKLLVSSMLLHARYPNLVTIRFISIFKNLFERAENVQELIITCILERLLVKPHPWGVVHLLFQLVKFKKFWNFIQHNKHFEEQLKKIKTLYMS, from the coding sequence ATGAGTAAATTTGATTCTCCCTCGGAAAAGGCAGGAGTGCCTCAGTCCGCAACCTTTTCCTCTGAATCATGTTTGGGTAAGTACACCCAAATGAGAGACAGACTCAAGAAGCTTCTCTCACCCAAAAACTCAGACGACCTGTACGAGCTACTCTTGCTACTTAAGAACTCGCACCTGTTCGGCTCTGAGACAGTAACTAAAATCGATACCCTGTTTTCAGAAATCGCAATTTGTACACCAGAAGATGATCTCACCCACGTAGAGCTCGCAGACTGTTTCGTGTCAACGCTCCTGTCATATATCGACGACGAATATTTTATAGATCTCCTGCAGAATATAATTCTCCATACCAGAAACAACTCACTCATTTTGTCCTGCGAAAACAGACTCTTTGAGCTGGTTTTCGTACTCGGAATGGACGTCACAGTGGACAAACTACGAAACCCGCTGGGATTGGTGTACGTAATCCTTAAGAGCTCAGTCTCATTTAACTCCAAGTTTGTGAGTAACAGAGTATCGCAGGACGAGTCTCGAATAAATGTGGGCTACCTGCTAACGAGTCAAATCTACAACTCAATGCTGTCGCCCTCATCGCCATACGCATACAATTTCAACAGTAATTTTGAACAAAATGAAGTTTACTCGTACATTTCAAGCTTGAAACTGGATAATCGTAATTTGAaggaatttttaaataaagaatGCTTCGGCAAAATCTGCGAACAAATTGTATACTATTGCGGAGACTTTGCTAATAGCGTTAAGTTTTTGGAAAATCTTGTTAAAATATGCAAGTTCATACACTCGAAAGACGTAAGTGGAAGTAAAAATTACAGAAGCTTAACTGTATCCATACTAACACAAAGATTTACAAACCCAATTTTCCAGGctgatttaattttaacatttttagAAAACATGTATCATGAGCTACTTTCCCAGGATTTTAAAGACTTTTACCATTTCTCAATAAATTTCCCAAGTACTTTCGGCTTCAATTTAAAAAACCCATTCAACGCACAATTCAATGATAAAGCTTCAACCGAAGGACAATCGCAGTCGGACCACGAAAGCGATGAATACAAACATGACGAAGATTCAAGCTACGATTACAGTGAAGATAACATGCTCAAATCTGATctatttttcaatttattcCCAGCAGCACAAGAGGAAGACCTCATTGAGGTCTACTGGATACTGGAAACTGATATCTTGTTTGCACTCTTCCACTCAATGCGTAGCTCAGATCACTCTGACAGGTTCTATCCCCTATTCCTAAGCCTACTAAAAGAAGCAAAAAACCCATCGATATTCTCAAGAgcaataatttttaaactGGCACTCGTGTGGTCAGACTACATGAATGCAGGAAGATGTAACTATAACCCAATTTCATTGAAGATCGTGACAATGAACCAGGATTTCTGGTTCCTTTTCCAACAAACACTTTGTACAATAGTCCCCAAGTCAGTACTTTTGAACGAAGTAAAACAGTTCAAGGACGATTTTAAGGATAAAAGATGTGAGTCGCTCTTTGATTTTATCCTGAATATCGCAATTCACACAGATTCAGACTGTTTCTTCATCGTTCTGCTGGAATTGCTGAGGTGTTTCGAGTACGACGTTGATATACTAAAGTACTCAGTACAGATGTTCCAATCAACATTGCTGGAGTTTTTTAAGCACAACAGAGTTAGGTTCAGCAGAGGCCTACTAGAAATAGTATGCTTTTGCAGACAACACTTTGACTGGGGTTTCATGACGATGCTGGTGCACTCAATTGACGCCCTCATCACAGGAGATTCAGACAAATTCGCCAAAATCTCACTCTCAGACGCAATGATCGACTACCTGTCATGGAAACTACAGCTCGAAACTGATATCAACAGAAACTTACTTGACTCAGATTCTAGCATACTGTCACAACTGTCAGATGCGGAAGATCAAAGAGAACTCAGTAATAATGGCGAGGAACCAAGTAACCAAGATGGTGAACTCAATAATGAAGAGGTTAGTGTGGTTAGATTTCAGATATCGACGAATATAATAGCCGAGATGTTCTACATACTGTATCATTTGACTGGCCCGAACGAAGTATTGCTTCAGTTGTTCTTCATGTATAACCAGCACCTGAAGTCGCTGAGTAGTTATAACATACTGTTACTGCCATTATATAGAGGAATGGACCATAGAATTAAGAGAGGATTACAATTAGAAGAACATGAGGATCAGGTTCTTGAAGACCAAACACTtgaagaagaagataaaGGACCAGATTTAACAGTTCCAGGCCTGAGTAAGCTCGACTTTATGGATAAGACGCAGTTTGCACTTGGACCCAACAAGGATATTTACGGATATTTGTTGCTAAACGAAGACAGTGAACTGACGACAACACATGTAGTCACACTAATTTTCTCTGGAAAAATGGCAAAAAATGTTCTAAACGCAGTAAAGTTGCTTAATTCAGAGGATGGTGCAAGACCACAGCAGATCCTTAACCTAATTTTGAGAAAGTTCGTAAATAAACTCCAACAGCTTTTTATGGTAAACGTGAATGATAGCTTTTGTTTACACATGTCAAAACCGTCAGCAGAGGAGGAACTTTTGATCAAGAACCTGAGGATCCTGTCTAGCTTTTTATCAGGACTGATTAGCCTGCACATTAACAGTGATCACATCGACTCCATCTACATGATTTTCATGACGCTACTCGAGTGCCTGAGGTCAGAAACCGTTTTTCTAATCGAGTTCTCATTTCTGACATTCAACAACATCAAGAATTTGTTCAGTTACCCTCACTTCACAAGAGAGTTTTTGTCAGACCCAAAAGTTACCAAGTTCTACCCTAACCTTGTAAAGAACTACAAGTCGATTTCATCAACAGACTCAGTATCAGAAATCGAAACTAATCTCGACGATAACATTGCTAACGGTGTTGTAGACCACATGGGAGAAGACGGAGTTGATAATGTTGAGGTAGGTCTCGAggaatttgataaatgCATAAGAGATAAGGGAGGAATAGTGATAATTAAGGAGCCAGACTTGCCATCAGCACCTGTTTCAGTTGGTGGCACGTCGGGATTAGGAACGACACCATCGCACATGCCAATCTCTTCAGTTCCAACACCAACGGGCCCGTTGCCATCAGTAGGATTTGAAGTTTTGTCAGGGATTTGCTCTAACATTGATTATAACGGGCCTAAGATCTACCCACTATTTTACCATGAACAGTGCTTGATGACGATTCTGAATGTTGGAATTGACGATTTTTTCAACACCCTGAAGCTTCAAATTGATGTTCCAGAAAACACAAACGACTCCGTTAACGCGTTTACATTCTCAGGGCCACAGTTTGTACAGACAGTTGAATCACTAGTGCATATGGGAAACCTAGACTGGCTATTCTTTCTTGTACTCAGACACGCAGTGATTAAAGGAGAAAGCAGTTTTACAGAGATTACTAATTTACTGCAGACTCTAGGGCCGAAGATGTGTGACTACTTTGTGCGCTTCCTCTCGTTCTCAGTTAACCTGTTCCTTAAGTATTTGAGGTCATGTCGAGCACTTTTGGTATATAAGAAGATTTTACTAGTTTGTGCATCTCTATTAGGCCACTTTACAATCGCGAGAAATAAGCCCCTGCTGACAAAACACTTGAACCTGAAACAACTCTTGTCATTTTCATACGAAAAGGGCATGCTATCAATTGCAGTACCATTTGTGTGCAGACTGATGACGTACGTGGTCAAGAGTAAGATCTTCAAGCTCCCAAACCCGTGGACCTTTTGCGTTCTCTCACTACTCAACGAAATCAAAAATGTCAAAAATTTGAAACAAATTCTGGTATTGGAAATAAGTAACCTCATCGTATTACTTATGGCGCCCAAAAATCAACAACAAACAAGCCCAATCCATACATCACAATCCACTTCAAACCTGTTTTCACTATCAAGTGGGCCGACAAAATCAGCGAGTATGTACAACTTGCCGACTGGTGCAAGCCAGTCAGTGGTGCAATCGCCAGCAAATTTGAACAGCGTGATGAAATCGAACATGGTTGGAGGAAACGCGAGCATAGGGTCACACATAAAGGAGCTTTTGAAGCACAGAGTGTTGGGTGAATTTGACCAGAGTTGCAGATTCAGTTCTAATATCTGGTCAAACTCTAATGAAACGAAGCTTAACATACCACCAATCCATAACGATATTAAGGTACTACTAAAGAGGAAAATCATCATCAACTCAAAACTCATCACAACAACTAATCTGTCAATCAATAATACAGTTGcagttaataataatacagGAGCACTTAATAATAACACGATTGCACATAACAATACAGGAACAgttaataacaataatctcccaattaataataacaacTCAGTTATGGTACCAAAGGAGAACCTGCAAATGAGTCAGAAGGAATCCGGCGTGATAAATTTGGTAATGAGTATGGACTTGTACAAGTTGATTTTGAACGCGATAGAGAGTTGTTATAGAGAGagtatatttataatagaGAAAATTGTGCCGATTTGTGTATCAACGTGCGGAGTTTTGTCGAAGATCGACTTCTCAACAGATACGTCAATTGATACCCTGAAAAGGTGCCTAACGTCAATGACGACAGGACTCAGCACAAGCCTGGTGAACGTGTTGTGTAAAGAAGTTCTACTCTCAATACTATCATATGAGATATACCAATCACTTCTAAACCATTATACGCAAGTAACAAGCGGAAATCTTAACACGGTAAATATGGGTGAAACATGTCCAATATTTGATTGCATATGGCTGGAGTACATATCACAGATATTGGCGAGGGATAATCTGGCATTGGTATGTGCATTGGTAGAGCAGTTGACGTTGGAATTGATGGGAAGGTCGTTGGACGAGATGATTTCAAGTTGGCCAACTAGTTCGACAAGTTCAAGCAGTATTTCAAGTATTTTGTATAACCAATTTCTGAGCACCTTGCATACGAATAATAATAACTCAGGCTATTACGTAAACACGGCCAATTTAAGGAATACGGATGACCTATCACTTTTGTATAAAAAGTATTTGACGTTGGTACCTTCATCTATAGCGAGAGTTGAAAGGACAGAAAAGAGACCAGGACTCAGATTCCCAGACTTCTTTATAGTGCCACCAATTGAAAGCATACCAACCAATTTGGTAATTTGTAAGTTTGAAGAGTTTGAACAACGCCTGAAAGAGTCAGCCAAGTATCTGCTAATGTACCCGCCCATTGTTCCTATGGcaaattgtaaatttttgTACAAGTGCGAATCGTCATCATTACTGTTGTTGAGTTTTCTCCCGAAAAATCACCAAATATTCACGCTGCTGTGGAGTATCCACTACATCGTGGTGAAGGCAACTAACATCACAGAGTGCTACGAAATGATTTTGAATAGGGTTGTGAAGAATTTGGTTGACTCGAAAGCGGTTTCAATTCCGTCCCTAGTAAATGAAGTTGAACTGACACTGCTTGAAATGCTGTGCGTAGATAATGCTAACCTGGTCAACATAACAACTGCACTACTGCCAAACCTGACCTTCAACAAGCTGGTACTGTTCCTAAGATTCAAACTGATCAAAATACCAGCCTTGGATATTTATTTGTGCAACTCAGGGGACCTCGAGTTTGTAACTAAAATGGTCTACAGACTAATTGTAGATTCAAATTACATTACTCTCAAGGAATTGCCATTGTCACTGAAGTTCCTCAgcaaatttgataaaaacaCACTCATACACTCGGTAGGAGAACCCACCAAACTCAATATCATACTATCCAAACTGTTCAACCAACCTATTCCGAACACAggtaatattaataacatGAGCAGTAATAATACAATGGCTAACAATACAGGTATGACAATGGATAGATTGATAAGTTTGAGATTACTATTTATGAACAGAGTGTATATAAGGAATAGATGTGTAGTACAAACAGAAGTAAGTAAAAAGCACATTAATATGTTTATGGAGTTTTTGAACTGTGAGTCCGATTCCGATGTGGACTTGTTTTTCATTAACTTTAATGAAAACCCAATTGACCACTTCATAACATCAGCACTTCTCCTGACTCTTTTTATTTCATACCAATCCCAACAGTTTGAAACTGTGGAAAGAGTTGAAAAAATGGATCACAAGAGGTTAATGAAGTTTGATGGTATACCACGCGTAACTTATGGTAGTCCTAATTTGGAGTATGTACCAGCGTTTTGTAAGTTGGTGAATGGTTTCATTCAAACCGACGTCTTTATACTTCAGAAGGTATTGCACATATTATTGTCAGTGCTGTATAAGAATTGCTGCTTCCCAGTCTTCTTCAAGGTGATTCAGaacttcatttttaatacaaattaCACGTTTTCCGCGCACGTCTCAATTTCACACTTTCTTCTCTACTGCAACCCAACTGAAATGACGAGTTTTGCACCATTCTGGGTCCAACTTGCCACTAGTAAGCAGCTGATACAGTCACTAATTCAGTCACCAGTTGAGTGGTACACTTTATCACAACTTATCAAGTACACACTGATCTATTACACGACAGCAATATCACAGAGAACAACTCAGAAAGATGGCAAGGATACTGTAATTGACACTCTTCTGGACAACATACTTAACATTCTGCTGTATTTGTTACAGATTTGCCCAGAGTTCATTTGCGGCTATTACTTATCATTCTGTGAAGTCACTTCGTCGGTTAGGTTTAGGAACATCTTCACATTCAGCACGCCCAAGAATGTAAAGTGCTCTAACCCTGCAACTGCTACTGAGATCTCAGAAACATCACCACTCTCATTCGTCAACCACATCCAGTACATTATACAGAAGCCAACACTAAAGGGCTTGACTGATACTTTTATAGCTGAACCTTCTGACAGACTAGTTCCTATGATACTGAAGGAATTGCAGTCTGAAGGTATACTCATATACTACACACTATATTTGGGGTATACTTTACCCCTTCTCATTAGTAAAATTGGTCTCACCAATGCTAATACAAGTCCAGGATCTGACTGTAATCCCAACAGTGTCATATCCATGAGGGTCataaattgttatttaCTTTTGGAGAAATTGGTGGTTCAATCTAAGTCCAAGTTACTGGTCAGTTCAATGCTTCTTCACGCTAGGTATCCTAACCTCGTCACCATCAGGTTCATTTCAATTTTCAAGAATCTTTTCGAGAGGGCTGAAAACGTTCAGGAGCTCATTATCACTTGTATTCTTGAGCGTTTGTTGGTTAAACCTCATCCTTGGGGTGTTGTTCATCTGCTCTTCCAGCTCGTCAAGTTTAAAAAGTTCTGGAACTTCATTCAACACAACAAACACTTTGAGGAACAGCTAAAAAAGATTAAAACACTCTATATGTCATGA